The window AAATTAATACAGAAATCGCCCACGAGTGGGAGCAGCTAGTGCCGTTGGCTCGTCGGTTTCTCGTAATTGAGGGTAACCTCACGGCAAGGACATCGTCGCCCATCGCCGTCACCTATCGTCACCTATCGTCACCTATCGTCACCTATCGTCATCCCCCGTCACCATGTCGTCGGCCAAGGTCGACCCCGCGACGGATGCGGAGAATTCGTACTTCTCTTCCAACCCGCCACCGCGGCACCTCGAGGCCCATACGGCGAGTGCCAAGGCCTTCATCGATACGCACGCGGCCGCGGGGCGGCGGGTCGTGCTCGTCACTTCGGGCGGCACGACGGTGCCACTCGAGCGGCAGACAGTGCGGTTCATCGACAACTTCAGTGCCGGCACGCGGGGCGCCACCAGCGCCGAGTActtccttgccgccggcTACGCCGTCATCTTCCTGCACCGCCAGTTCAGCTTGCAGCCGTACGCGCGCCACTTCTCCCactcgaccgacggctgcttcctcgacctgctgcaggaggaggatggcgagggcggcggtgTCCGTGTCCACGCCAAGGACGCCGTCAAGGTACGCCAAGTGCTGCACGAGTACCGCCGCGCCAAGgacgccggcctgctgctcaTGCTGCCCTTCGTCACCATCGGCGACTACCTGCACGAGCTGCGTGCCGTCTCGCGCCTCATGGGCCCGCTCGGCCCGCGCGCGCTGCTGTACCTCGCAGCCGCCGTCTCCGACTTCTTCGTCCCTCCGGAGCGCATGGCCGAGCACAAGATTCAGTCGACGGATGCCGTGGCGGGCTTCCAGAAGCCGCCCCGGCCGCCAAAGCGCGGGCGCGAgcccgaggtcgacgaggaggaggaggaggaggaggtctTTGACAACTTTGACGCCTCGCCGCGCGTGCCGCGCTCgcgccggctcgtcgtcgatctcGACCCCGTGCCCAAGTTCCTCAagaacctcgtcgacggctgggcGCCTCAGGGCATGATCGTCTCGTACAAGCTCGAGACGGACCCAAGCATCCTCGTCCACAAGGCCCGCTACTCCCTCGACCGCTACCAGCACcacctcgtcatcggcaaCCTGCTCGCGACGCGCAAGTGGGAGGTCGTCTTCGTGAGCCCCGGTCGTGCCGACAGCTGGCTGCGCGcacagccgccgccgtcgaccaccGGAtggggcgccgccgagggcagGCCGTTGcgggccgacgagctgccggCCGGGGATCCCGAGAGGGAGATTGAGGAGCTCATCATCCCCGCCGTGGCCGAATTGCATGACGCCCACATCGCCACGGCTCGTCGCCCGTGAGGCGCTTGCTTCGTGCCGCCGAAGCGGCTCATTCACCATGGCCGAGTGCATCCCCAGGCGCATGTCATGCCGTTCGGTCGCCACCATGCATCGGTCCAAACGGGTCACCCGGGGTACGGCAGACATGTGTCAGGTTCCCGAATGGTTTCACCGTGGGGAAATCCGGATTCAATACACCATCTACCTCGCGCCATGTCGTCTCTGGCTCATGAATTACATGGTGGGCGCGTGATCGCACATCAACTCGTGCGTATCGACAGTAACAGCGAAGCAATGGAAGCGGATGCAATGGCCAAATTCAATTCAAAAATAAAGGAACCAACAAGAAGTGCAATGCGACGCAATGCAAATATCGCCGCGCAGGGCTGCCCAGACGCCTGCCTACCTGTGCCCGCATCGATGTATAATAGTATTGTACGAGGTATCGTAGATGGTATCATGTTTTGATTTCCCGTCCCGTGCGCCGAATGGAAAGCGATGGATCCGCCCGCCTTTCTGTCCGTGGCCAGCCGAGACGATGGGCGCCCAGGTCAGTAGGCGGCCAGAAGATTCCCCCAGCCTAGGTGCCAGACTTTGGCGGCTATCATGCAGGCTGCGGAACCGACATAgacgacgccggtgacgatgatgagcTGGGTGTAGGAGCCGtcgttggcctcgacgatgctgccgccgatgggGATGCCGATGAGGCAGGCAAAGGAGACGACGGTGTAGGTCGTTGCGTAGTAGCGGCCGTAATTTTGCGTCTTGCACATGCGACCGATGCAGACgggggcgatggcgatgctcgtgccgctgccgaagccgaagaggatggagaagatgacgatgccggcggtGGTGTGGCCGAGCGGCAGCCAGACGCAGaggcaggcgacgagggagaggaggacggAGAAGACGCAGACGTTGAaggggccgacgacgtcggcgtagTAGCCGGGCagggcgcggccgacgacggagccggcgtTCATGATGGGCAGCAGGTGAAAGGCAAAGGTCTCGGTGAAGCCGTTGCGGACGGCGTAGGTGGAGATGTAACCGAGCGGGATGAAGAGGGAGAACTCGAGGAGGAAGATGCCGAGGGTGGTGAGGGTGAAGGGGACCTGCTTGAAGATGCGAAAGTCGGGGTGGGCCGTCGCGTTTCGGGCCGGCGGCAGGCGggagcggacgaggaggatgccgacgaggccgcagacgaggcagacgagggcgagcacgCGCGTGGCCCAGGCGAAGCCGATGCGGTCGAAGAGGGCCGGGAGCATGAGGGGGAagatgatgccgccgatgccgccggcggtcgAGGCCATGCCGGTGGCGAAgccgcgccggcgacggaaccagtgaccgacggcggcgatgcaggGGGTGAAGAGGAGGGAGGTGCCGAAGCCGCAGAGGACGCCGAAGGAGAGGATGAACTGCCAGAGCTCTGCGGATGGGTCCGGAACGGTCAGCAGGGGCGcgaagggggggggacgTGAGGTTCGGGGAGCGGCGAACGACGAACCGGTGCAGAAGCTGAGGctcacgacgccgacgacggtgctcgtgcagccggcgacgacgagccagcgCGGGCCGTACTTGTCAAAGACGGGCCCGATGTAGACGCCGCAGAAGAAGGCGAGGAATGTGTAGATGGAGAAGATCCAGCCGACGGTACCCTCGCTGTGACGGCGGAGCTGGTGCTGCAGCGTGTAGGCTTGGAGGACGCCGATGGAGTTCATGAGGCCCATGGACGACAGCATGGCGAACCAggagccgaggacgacgagccaggcctgggcgccgccctcggggTATGTCTCCTCgaccgatgccgccgtcgacgcccgtgTCGCACGCTTCTCGAGGTCGCCATGCGGCTGCTGCGGTTGCTGCGGCTCCCGGTCAttgtcgctgccgtcgtcgtcggtggagGGTCCCTCCTCATCGCCGGTCAGCGGCGGCTCCTCGTGGATCGCTCGCGAGTTGACCTGGTAGACGTCCATGGCGTCAGGGAGATGAGAGGGGGTGGGGGGGCGGAGAGCGTCGGAGCAACTTTCGTTTTCCCTTCACATCCaagggggagaggaggagaagggaaaggggagggggagggagaaggaagagaaggggagggagaaggggaaggagaaggggaggaagaaggggaaggagaaggggaaggagaaggggaaggagaaggggaaggagaaggggaaggagaaggggaaggagaaggggagggggaagaGGGTGTCACGACTCGCTTTATTTACGAGGCCAAGTCGCGATGCCGGCTCAACAGGCAACCGGGCAGCTCGCTCCTAGCTGCGCAACGTATAAAGGTAGCGGGTGCGAGCAGGAgaggtagttgtacagtattgaCGGAATCGTACTCGTGCCCCGAATCGCCTCGAACCACTCGGTGCTATGAATCGTCCTCGCACTCGTCCAGAGGCAAATGCATGTACCTCGcaagatagtaataagagCTCGAGGGAAAATATTGGAAAAATGTCTGCACCACCCACAACactaagtagtagtagcCCGCTCCGTGTACCCGTAGCAGCAGTGCCGTACGATtatactacatgtactccgtaagtacgcATGGTATTCAGGCATGTCCCCGTCGCGGTGGGTATCGAAGAGTGGACACTGAGCGGGGATCGCGTGACGAACAACAAGGTGCCTGCCGATGGGTATCGAGTTCCTGACTTTCCTCCGGCGCCCTCCGgagtccgtcgtcggtgattcgtctgcggcagcggcgccggACAGGTCCGCTAAAGGCACGCCATGGGTGGCCCCCCGCCGCCACCCCAATACAATtatacgtacagtattactccgtacttgtacttgagtatactccgcactcgtactccgtacaattattacaactaattacatgtacatgtactccgtactccgtacacacaCCAAGGACGGAGCACACtacggtaggtgtacttataTGTATACTTTTAAGTGAGAGGAGGTGTACTATACATAAGTATGttactagtaagtacctggTAGTTAAACAATGGCGATCGCCGCCAGCCGTG of the Drechmeria coniospora strain ARSEF 6962 chromosome 01, whole genome shotgun sequence genome contains:
- a CDS encoding phosphopantothenate-cysteine ligase encodes the protein MSSAKVDPATDAENSYFSSNPPPRHLEAHTASAKAFIDTHAAAGRRVVLVTSGGTTVPLERQTVRFIDNFSAGTRGATSAEYFLAAGYAVIFLHRQFSLQPYARHFSHSTDGCFLDLLQEEDGEGGGVRVHAKDAVKVRQVLHEYRRAKDAGLLLMLPFVTIGDYLHELRAVSRLMGPLGPRALLYLAAAVSDFFVPPERMAEHKIQSTDAVAGFQKPPRPPKRGREPEVDEEEEEEEVFDNFDASPRVPRSRRLVVDLDPVPKFLKNLVDGWAPQGMIVSYKLETDPSILVHKARYSLDRYQHHLVIGNLLATRKWEVVFVSPGRADSWLRAQPPPSTTGWGAAEGRPLRADELPAGDPEREIEELIIPAVAELHDAHIATARRP
- a CDS encoding MFS monocarboxylate transporter → MDVYQVNSRAIHEEPPLTGDEEGPSTDDDGSDNDREPQQPQQPHGDLEKRATRASTAASVEETYPEGGAQAWLVVLGSWFAMLSSMGLMNSIGVLQAYTLQHQLRRHSEGTVGWIFSIYTFLAFFCGVYIGPVFDKYGPRWLVVAGCTSTVVGVVSLSFCTGSSFAAPRTSRPPPFAPLLTVPDPSAELWQFILSFGVLCGFGTSLLFTPCIAAVGHWFRRRRGFATGMASTAGGIGGIIFPLMLPALFDRIGFAWATRVLALVCLVCGLVGILLVRSRLPPARNATAHPDFRIFKQVPFTLTTLGIFLLEFSLFIPLGYISTYAVRNGFTETFAFHLLPIMNAGSVVGRALPGYYADVVGPFNVCVFSVLLSLVACLCVWLPLGHTTAGIVIFSILFGFGSGTSIAIAPVCIGRMCKTQNYGRYYATTYTVVSFACLIGIPIGGSIVEANDGSYTQLIIVTGVVYVGSAACMIAAKVWHLGWGNLLAAY